The proteins below come from a single Serratia ficaria genomic window:
- the pilW gene encoding type IV pilus biogenesis/stability protein PilW has translation MKLKLWGVLLAAGLLAGCSGSSPEKDAQSGEAGQTRLRLGLEYLQQGDMNAARQNLEKALDAAPQDYRSQLGMALYEQRIGENAAAEQRYRQALKLAPGNGTVLNNYGAFLCSLGQYVPAQQQFSAAALAPDYGQVADSLENAGYCFLKAGQNDEARTLLTRALKVDPDKGTPLLVEAEKQFGEGKRIQSQLLLDSYQHVLPASASSLWLQIRFAALAGRQDSVQRYGKQLARSFPQSKQYQQFLANEY, from the coding sequence ATGAAGCTGAAACTGTGGGGAGTGTTGCTGGCGGCCGGTTTACTGGCAGGCTGTTCCGGTTCCTCGCCGGAAAAGGACGCGCAGTCTGGCGAAGCGGGCCAGACGCGGCTGCGGCTGGGTCTGGAATATCTGCAGCAGGGCGATATGAACGCCGCGCGGCAGAATCTGGAAAAGGCGCTGGACGCGGCCCCGCAGGATTACCGCAGCCAATTGGGCATGGCGCTCTACGAGCAGCGGATTGGCGAGAACGCCGCTGCCGAACAGCGCTATCGGCAGGCGCTCAAACTTGCGCCGGGCAATGGCACCGTATTGAATAATTACGGTGCGTTTCTTTGCAGTTTAGGGCAGTATGTACCGGCACAACAGCAGTTTAGCGCCGCGGCGCTGGCGCCCGATTACGGTCAGGTCGCCGATAGCCTGGAAAACGCAGGTTACTGTTTTCTCAAGGCCGGACAGAATGACGAAGCGCGCACCTTGTTGACCCGCGCGCTGAAGGTCGATCCGGACAAGGGCACTCCACTGTTGGTGGAGGCAGAAAAGCAATTTGGAGAAGGGAAGCGCATACAGTCGCAACTTTTATTGGATAGTTATCAACATGTTCTGCCGGCCAGCGCCAGCAGCTTATGGTTACAGATTCGTTTCGCCGCGTTAGCCGGGCGTCAGGATAGCGTTCAACGCTATGGCAAGCAGCTAGCGCGAAGTTTTCCACAATCCAAACAGTACCAGCAGTTCTTAGCTAATGAATACTGA
- a CDS encoding bifunctional tRNA (adenosine(37)-C2)-methyltransferase TrmG/ribosomal RNA large subunit methyltransferase RlmN: MLEPITSEHTVSENNSLSTQSVNAEQPAAAKINLLDLNRQQMREFFAKMGEKPFRADQVMKWMYHYCCDDFEQMTDINKVLRQKLQRVAEIRAPEVAEEQRSADGTIKWAIKVGDQQVETVYIPDGDRATLCVSSQVGCALECKFCSTAQQGFNRNLRVSEIIGQVWRAAKIIGALKVAGERPITNVVMMGMGEPLLNLNNVVPAMEIMLDDFGFGLSKRRVTLSTSGVVPALDKLGDMIDVALAISLHAPNDQIRDEIVPINRKYNIETFLAAVRRYLEKSNANQGRVTVEYVMLDHINDSTDDAHQLAEVLKDTPCKINLIPWNPFPGAPYGRSSNSRVDRFSKVLMEYGFTTIVRKTRGDDIDAACGQLAGEVIDRTKRTLKKKMAGEPINVRAV; this comes from the coding sequence ATGTTAGAACCCATCACGTCCGAGCACACCGTGTCTGAAAATAATTCGCTGTCTACTCAATCCGTTAACGCGGAACAACCGGCCGCAGCCAAAATTAACCTGCTGGATCTGAACCGGCAGCAAATGCGCGAATTCTTCGCCAAAATGGGCGAGAAGCCGTTCCGCGCCGATCAGGTGATGAAGTGGATGTACCACTACTGCTGCGACGATTTCGAGCAGATGACCGATATCAACAAGGTCCTGCGTCAAAAATTGCAGCGCGTCGCCGAGATCCGCGCACCGGAAGTGGCCGAAGAACAGCGTTCAGCCGATGGCACCATCAAATGGGCGATCAAAGTGGGCGATCAGCAGGTCGAAACCGTGTATATCCCGGACGGCGACCGCGCTACCCTGTGCGTTTCCTCGCAGGTAGGCTGCGCGCTGGAGTGCAAATTCTGTTCGACCGCGCAGCAGGGCTTTAACCGCAACCTGCGCGTGTCGGAGATCATCGGCCAGGTGTGGCGCGCGGCGAAAATCATCGGCGCGCTGAAAGTCGCCGGCGAACGCCCGATCACCAACGTGGTGATGATGGGCATGGGCGAGCCGCTGCTCAACCTGAACAACGTGGTGCCGGCGATGGAGATCATGCTGGACGACTTCGGCTTCGGCCTGTCCAAACGCCGCGTGACCCTGTCTACCTCCGGCGTGGTGCCGGCGCTGGACAAGCTGGGCGACATGATCGACGTGGCGCTGGCGATCTCGCTGCACGCGCCCAACGATCAGATCCGCGACGAGATCGTGCCGATCAACCGCAAGTACAACATCGAGACCTTCCTGGCCGCGGTGCGCCGCTACCTGGAGAAATCCAACGCCAACCAGGGGCGGGTCACCGTCGAGTACGTGATGCTGGATCACATCAACGACAGCACCGACGACGCGCATCAGCTGGCGGAAGTGCTGAAGGATACGCCGTGCAAGATCAACCTGATCCCATGGAACCCCTTCCCGGGCGCCCCTTACGGCCGCAGCTCCAACAGCCGGGTGGATCGTTTCTCCAAAGTGTTGATGGAATACGGCTTTACGACTATTGTTCGTAAAACCCGCGGTGACGACATCGACGCCGCCTGCGGGCAACTGGCGGGTGAGGTGATCGACCGTACCAAGCGTACCCTGAAAAAGAAAATGGCCGGGGAACCTATCAACGTGCGGGCGGTCTGA
- the ndk gene encoding nucleoside-diphosphate kinase: MTVERTFSIIKPNAVANNDIGAIYARFERAGFKIIASKMLRLTREQAEGFYAEHKGRPFFDGLVEFMTSGPIVVQVLEAENAVQRNRDIMGATNPDNALAGTLRADYADSFTANAVHGSDAVESAQREIAYFFNESEICPR, from the coding sequence ATGACCGTAGAACGTACCTTTTCCATCATTAAACCAAACGCCGTAGCCAACAACGACATCGGCGCAATCTATGCGCGTTTCGAGCGTGCAGGCTTCAAAATCATCGCATCCAAAATGCTGCGTCTGACCCGCGAACAGGCTGAAGGCTTCTACGCCGAGCACAAAGGTCGCCCATTCTTCGACGGCCTAGTTGAGTTCATGACCTCCGGCCCGATCGTGGTACAGGTTCTGGAAGCGGAAAACGCGGTACAGCGCAACCGTGACATCATGGGCGCAACCAACCCTGACAACGCACTGGCTGGCACCCTGCGCGCCGACTACGCGGACAGCTTCACCGCTAACGCCGTTCACGGTTCCGACGCGGTAGAATCCGCACAGCGCGAAATCGCATACTTCTTCAACGAAAGCGAAATCTGCCCACGTTGA
- the sseB gene encoding enhanced serine sensitivity protein SseB — protein sequence MSSHHQDAAPGENELERLLKLAVTEPAHRPAFFRELLEATVLILGDSEQVPQDGDVILNADTPINIQHWEKQDGGSIIPFFSSLEALQKAVEDEQPFIALPARVLFEITQGADLFLNPKAEYGKEFYPEEVAMLLATGGVAKPVEHYVDKDTQILLGQPEEYPAAMVDALTTLFSQRKPVRRAFLALMHDRAVDEKPNLLVGLEVDGEPAEIDALINEAGGVASETAPNDEPVDFCLVSEKERGVSHYLITHTQPFYQRRWGSWLRNIIPSTDKTQ from the coding sequence ATGAGTTCCCATCATCAGGATGCCGCCCCCGGCGAGAACGAACTTGAACGCCTGCTGAAGCTGGCGGTAACGGAGCCGGCCCACCGCCCGGCGTTCTTCCGCGAGCTGCTGGAGGCCACGGTATTGATCCTCGGCGACAGCGAACAGGTGCCGCAGGACGGAGACGTCATCCTGAACGCCGATACCCCCATCAATATCCAGCACTGGGAAAAGCAGGACGGCGGCAGCATCATTCCGTTCTTCTCCTCGCTGGAAGCGCTGCAGAAAGCCGTTGAGGACGAACAGCCGTTCATCGCGCTGCCGGCGCGGGTGCTGTTTGAAATCACCCAGGGCGCCGATCTGTTCCTCAACCCGAAGGCGGAGTACGGCAAGGAGTTTTACCCGGAAGAGGTGGCGATGCTGTTGGCCACCGGCGGCGTCGCCAAGCCGGTGGAGCACTATGTCGACAAGGACACGCAGATCCTGCTCGGCCAGCCCGAAGAATACCCTGCGGCGATGGTGGACGCGCTGACCACGCTGTTCAGCCAGCGCAAGCCGGTGCGCCGCGCCTTTCTGGCGCTGATGCACGATCGGGCGGTGGACGAAAAGCCCAATCTGCTGGTCGGCCTGGAGGTGGATGGCGAGCCGGCGGAGATCGACGCCTTGATCAACGAAGCCGGCGGCGTGGCCAGCGAAACGGCGCCCAACGACGAACCGGTGGATTTCTGCCTGGTGTCGGAAAAAGAGCGCGGGGTCAGCCACTATCTGATCACCCATACCCAGCCGTTCTATCAGCGCCGCTGGGGCAGCTGGCTGCGCAACATCATTCCGTCGACCGACAAAACCCAGTAA
- the pepB gene encoding aminopeptidase PepB: protein MTTEFMQVRLSQQPADARWGEKALLSTDAEGMTIHLIGNDKLGAVQRAGRKIDGQGIKNVQLTGEGWDLENSWAFWQGYRGPKGQRKVEWAELPAAERKELDQRLKIIDWVRDTINMPAEELGPEQLATRAVDLMCDVGCDAVSYRITKGEDLREQNYAGIHTVGRGSDRSPVLLALDFNPTGNPDAPVFACLVGKGITFDTGGYSLKQSAFMDSMKADMGGAATITGALALAAARGLQQRVKLYLCCADNMVSGNAFKLGDIIRYRNGKTVEVMNTDAEGRLVLADGLIDASEQNPQLIIDCATLTGAAKTAVGNDYHALFSFDDALAQALLSSAAAEQEPFWRLPLAEFHRSQLPSNFAELNNVAGPAYTAGASTAAAFLSHFVKNYQKGWLHIDCSATYRKGAVDQWSAGATGLGVRALANLLLSKAK from the coding sequence ATGACAACAGAATTCATGCAGGTCAGGCTGTCGCAACAGCCTGCCGACGCTCGCTGGGGCGAGAAAGCGCTGCTGAGCACCGACGCGGAAGGGATGACTATTCATCTGATCGGCAACGACAAGCTGGGCGCGGTTCAGCGCGCCGGGCGCAAAATCGACGGTCAGGGCATCAAAAACGTGCAGCTGACCGGCGAAGGTTGGGATCTGGAAAACAGCTGGGCGTTCTGGCAGGGTTACCGCGGGCCGAAGGGCCAACGCAAGGTCGAATGGGCGGAGCTGCCGGCAGCCGAGCGCAAAGAGCTGGATCAGCGCCTGAAGATTATTGACTGGGTGCGCGACACCATCAATATGCCGGCGGAAGAGCTGGGCCCGGAACAGCTGGCGACCCGCGCCGTCGACCTGATGTGCGACGTCGGCTGCGATGCCGTCAGCTATCGCATCACCAAGGGCGAAGATCTGCGCGAGCAGAACTATGCCGGCATCCACACCGTCGGCCGCGGCTCAGACCGTTCGCCGGTGCTGCTGGCGCTGGATTTCAACCCGACCGGCAATCCGGATGCCCCGGTCTTCGCCTGCCTGGTGGGCAAGGGCATCACCTTCGACACCGGCGGCTACAGCCTGAAACAGAGCGCCTTTATGGACTCGATGAAGGCCGACATGGGCGGCGCGGCCACCATCACCGGCGCGCTGGCGCTGGCGGCGGCGCGCGGCCTGCAGCAGCGGGTGAAGCTGTACCTGTGCTGCGCTGACAACATGGTCAGCGGCAACGCCTTCAAGCTGGGCGATATCATTCGCTACCGCAACGGCAAAACCGTCGAGGTGATGAACACCGATGCGGAAGGGCGCCTGGTATTGGCCGACGGCCTGATCGACGCATCCGAGCAGAATCCGCAGCTGATTATCGACTGCGCCACCCTGACCGGCGCGGCGAAGACTGCGGTAGGCAACGACTATCACGCGCTGTTCAGCTTCGACGACGCGCTGGCGCAGGCGCTGCTGAGCAGTGCGGCGGCGGAGCAGGAGCCGTTCTGGCGCCTGCCGCTGGCCGAGTTCCACCGCAGCCAGCTGCCGTCCAACTTCGCCGAGCTGAACAACGTGGCCGGCCCGGCTTACACCGCCGGCGCCAGCACCGCGGCCGCCTTCCTGTCGCACTTTGTGAAGAACTACCAAAAAGGCTGGCTGCACATCGACTGTTCCGCCACCTACCGCAAAGGCGCGGTGGATCAGTGGTCCGCCGGGGCGACCGGCCTGGGCGTGCGCGCCCTGGCGAATCTGCTGCTGAGCAAGGCCAAATAA
- the iscX gene encoding Fe-S cluster assembly protein IscX encodes MGLKWTDSREIGEALYDQYPDTDPKTVRFTDMHRWICDLEEFDDDPQASNEKILEAILLVWLDEAE; translated from the coding sequence ATGGGACTGAAGTGGACCGACAGCCGAGAAATCGGCGAAGCCCTGTACGACCAATACCCGGACACCGATCCGAAAACCGTGCGTTTTACCGACATGCACCGGTGGATTTGCGATCTCGAAGAGTTCGACGACGATCCTCAGGCTTCCAACGAAAAAATACTGGAAGCGATCCTGCTGGTCTGGTTAGATGAAGCGGAGTAA
- the fdx gene encoding ISC system 2Fe-2S type ferredoxin produces the protein MPKIVFLPHQDLCPEGAVLEAEQGESILNVALRNGIEIEHACEKSCACTTCHCIVREGFDSLEESSELEDDMLDKAWGLEPESRLSCQALVADEDLVVEMPRYTVNHAREH, from the coding sequence ATGCCTAAAATTGTTTTCCTGCCCCATCAAGATTTATGCCCGGAGGGGGCGGTACTGGAAGCCGAACAAGGGGAATCTATCCTCAACGTTGCGCTGCGCAACGGCATTGAAATCGAGCACGCCTGCGAGAAATCCTGCGCCTGCACCACCTGTCACTGCATCGTGCGTGAAGGCTTCGATTCTCTGGAAGAGAGCAGCGAGCTGGAAGACGACATGCTGGACAAGGCCTGGGGCCTGGAGCCGGAAAGCCGCCTGAGCTGTCAGGCGCTGGTCGCCGACGAAGATTTGGTGGTTGAAATGCCGCGTTATACCGTCAACCACGCGCGTGAGCATTAA
- the hscA gene encoding Fe-S protein assembly chaperone HscA → MALLQISEPGLSAAPHQRRLAAGIDLGTTNSLVATVRSGQAETLADAQGRPLLPSVVHYQADAQTVGWEARQQAAQDPANTVSSVKRMMGRSLADVQQRYPNLPYQFQASDNGLPMIVTAAGPVNPVGVSADILRTLSARAQAALEGELDGVVITVPAYFDDAQRQGTKDAARLAGLHVLRLLNEPTAAAIAYGLDSGQEGVIAVYDLGGGTFDISILRLSRGVFEVLATGGDSALGGDDFDHLLADWLREQAGVADRSDHGVQRQLLDAAIAAKIALSDTDSVRVEIAGWQGEVTRAQFDALIAPLVKRTLMACRRALKDAGVGAEEVLEAVMVGGSTRVPLVREQVGAFFGRTPLTSIDPDKVVAIGAAIQADILVGNKPDSDMLLLDVIPLSLGLETMGGLVEKVIPRNTTIPVARAQEFTTFKDGQSAMMIHVLQGERELVQDCRSLARFTLRGLPPLPAGGAHIRVTFQVDADGLLSVTAMEKSTGVEASIQVKPSYGLSDNEIAGMIKDSMANAQSDVGARKLAEQRVEASRVLESLQGALASDAALLSEAESQAIAAASQALQQAVQGDSPAAIEDAIKTLDAQTQDFAARRMDASIRRALAGHSVDEV, encoded by the coding sequence ATGGCCTTATTACAAATTAGTGAGCCTGGCCTCAGCGCCGCGCCGCACCAGCGCCGTTTGGCGGCGGGCATCGATTTAGGCACCACCAATTCGCTGGTCGCCACGGTGCGCAGCGGGCAGGCGGAAACGCTGGCCGACGCACAGGGCCGCCCTCTGCTGCCTTCGGTGGTGCACTATCAGGCCGACGCACAGACGGTCGGCTGGGAGGCGCGCCAACAGGCGGCGCAGGATCCGGCCAACACCGTCAGCTCGGTCAAACGCATGATGGGCCGTTCCCTGGCGGACGTGCAGCAGCGTTACCCGAACCTGCCGTACCAGTTCCAGGCCAGCGACAACGGCTTGCCGATGATCGTCACCGCCGCCGGCCCGGTTAACCCGGTAGGCGTATCCGCCGATATTCTCCGGACCTTGTCCGCCCGCGCTCAGGCGGCGCTGGAAGGGGAGCTGGACGGCGTGGTGATCACCGTTCCCGCTTATTTTGACGACGCGCAGCGCCAGGGCACCAAGGACGCCGCGCGTCTGGCCGGCCTGCACGTGCTGCGTCTGCTGAACGAACCGACCGCCGCGGCGATCGCCTACGGCCTGGACTCCGGTCAGGAAGGGGTGATCGCGGTCTATGATCTGGGCGGCGGCACCTTCGATATTTCCATTCTGCGCCTCAGCCGCGGGGTGTTTGAAGTCTTGGCCACCGGCGGGGATTCCGCGCTGGGCGGCGACGATTTCGACCACCTGTTGGCCGATTGGCTGCGCGAGCAGGCCGGCGTGGCCGACCGCAGCGATCACGGCGTGCAGCGCCAACTGCTGGACGCCGCCATCGCCGCCAAAATCGCGCTGAGCGATACCGACAGCGTGCGCGTCGAGATTGCCGGTTGGCAGGGCGAAGTGACCCGTGCCCAGTTCGACGCGTTGATCGCCCCGCTGGTGAAACGCACGCTGATGGCCTGCCGCCGCGCGCTGAAAGACGCCGGCGTCGGCGCCGAAGAGGTGCTGGAAGCGGTGATGGTCGGCGGTTCCACCCGTGTGCCGCTGGTGCGTGAGCAGGTGGGCGCCTTCTTTGGCCGCACCCCGCTGACCTCTATAGATCCGGATAAAGTCGTCGCCATCGGCGCGGCGATCCAGGCCGACATTCTGGTGGGCAACAAGCCGGACAGCGACATGCTGCTGCTGGACGTGATCCCGCTGTCGCTGGGGCTGGAAACCATGGGCGGCCTGGTCGAGAAGGTGATCCCGCGCAACACCACCATCCCGGTGGCGCGCGCGCAGGAGTTCACCACCTTCAAAGACGGTCAGAGCGCGATGATGATCCACGTGCTGCAGGGCGAACGCGAACTGGTGCAGGACTGCCGCTCGCTGGCGCGCTTCACGCTGCGCGGGCTGCCGCCGCTGCCGGCCGGAGGGGCGCATATCCGCGTCACCTTCCAGGTGGACGCCGACGGCTTGCTGAGCGTCACGGCGATGGAGAAATCCACCGGCGTCGAAGCCTCGATTCAGGTCAAGCCGTCGTACGGCCTGTCCGACAACGAGATTGCCGGCATGATCAAGGATTCGATGGCCAACGCCCAGAGCGACGTCGGCGCGCGCAAGTTGGCGGAACAACGGGTGGAAGCCTCGCGGGTGCTGGAAAGCCTGCAGGGCGCGCTGGCCAGCGACGCCGCGCTGCTGAGCGAAGCGGAAAGCCAGGCGATCGCCGCCGCGTCGCAGGCGCTGCAGCAGGCGGTGCAGGGCGACTCCCCCGCCGCCATCGAAGACGCAATCAAAACATTAGATGCACAAACGCAAGATTTTGCCGCGCGCCGCATGGATGCTTCCATCCGCCGCGCGCTGGCTGGCCATTCTGTGGATGAGGTTTAA
- the hscB gene encoding co-chaperone HscB gives MDYFTLFGLPVRYTLDGSLLTSRFQDLQRQFHPDRFANQPERERLMALQQAATINEAYQSLKHPLKRAEYMLSLHGFDLGNEQHTLRDTAFLMEQLELREELDAIERQADAESLLADFGARLSGSIKRRSALMVQQLDGEQWPDAADTVRKLRFLDKLQQQVEQLEEKLLGFE, from the coding sequence ATGGATTACTTTACTTTATTCGGGCTGCCCGTTCGCTATACGCTGGACGGCAGCTTGCTCACATCCCGCTTTCAGGATCTGCAGCGTCAATTCCATCCCGATCGTTTCGCCAATCAGCCGGAGCGCGAACGCCTGATGGCGTTGCAGCAGGCCGCGACCATCAATGAAGCCTACCAGTCGCTGAAGCACCCATTAAAACGCGCGGAGTATATGCTATCTTTGCACGGCTTTGATTTGGGCAACGAGCAGCACACCCTGCGCGATACCGCTTTTCTGATGGAACAGCTGGAGCTGCGCGAGGAGCTCGACGCCATTGAACGCCAGGCGGATGCGGAAAGCCTGCTGGCCGATTTCGGCGCGCGGCTGAGCGGCTCGATCAAACGGCGCAGCGCCCTGATGGTGCAGCAGTTGGACGGCGAACAATGGCCGGACGCCGCCGACACCGTGCGCAAGCTGCGCTTTTTGGACAAACTCCAGCAACAGGTTGAACAACTCGAAGAAAAACTGCTGGGTTTTGAGTAA
- the iscA gene encoding iron-sulfur cluster assembly protein IscA, whose translation MSITMSDSAAQRVQAFMNNRGKGLGLRLGVRTSGCSGMAYVLEFVDEMNDDDIVFEDKGVRVIIDGKSLVYLDGTELDFVKEGLNEGFKFNNPNVSSECGCGESFNV comes from the coding sequence ATGTCAATTACCATGAGCGACAGCGCTGCGCAGCGTGTTCAGGCTTTTATGAACAACCGCGGAAAAGGTCTCGGCCTGCGTCTGGGGGTCAGAACCTCCGGCTGCTCCGGGATGGCGTACGTGCTGGAATTTGTTGACGAAATGAACGATGACGACATCGTTTTTGAAGACAAAGGCGTCAGGGTGATCATCGACGGCAAGAGCCTGGTCTACCTTGACGGCACCGAGCTTGATTTCGTTAAGGAAGGCCTGAACGAAGGCTTCAAGTTCAACAACCCGAACGTCTCAAGCGAGTGCGGCTGCGGCGAAAGTTTTAACGTCTGA
- the iscU gene encoding Fe-S cluster assembly scaffold IscU, translating to MAYSEKVIDHYENPRNVGSFDNEDPTVGSGMVGAPACGDVMKLQIKVNNEGIIEDARFKTYGCGSAIASSSLVTEWMKGKSLDQAEAIKNTQIAEELELPPVKIHCSILAEDAIKAAIADYKSKHGAK from the coding sequence ATGGCTTACAGCGAAAAAGTAATCGATCATTATGAAAACCCGCGCAACGTGGGTTCTTTCGACAACGAAGATCCCACCGTCGGCAGCGGCATGGTGGGTGCACCGGCCTGTGGCGACGTGATGAAGTTGCAGATCAAGGTCAACAATGAAGGTATCATTGAAGACGCCCGCTTCAAGACTTACGGCTGCGGTTCCGCCATCGCCTCCAGCTCGCTGGTGACCGAATGGATGAAAGGCAAGTCTCTTGATCAGGCCGAAGCGATCAAAAACACCCAGATCGCCGAAGAGCTGGAATTACCGCCGGTTAAAATTCACTGCTCTATCCTGGCCGAAGACGCCATTAAAGCAGCGATCGCCGACTACAAGAGCAAGCATGGCGCCAAGTAG
- the iscS gene encoding cysteine desulfurase — protein MKLPIYLDYSATTPVDPRVAEKMMQCLTLDGTFGNPASRSHRFGWQAEEAVDIARNQIAELVGADPREIVFTSGATESDNLAIKGAANFYQKKGKHVITSKTEHKAVLDTCRQLEREGFEVTYLAPQSNGIIDLQALEAAMRDDTILVSIMHVNNEIGVVQDIEAIGEMCRARGIIYHVDATQSVGKLPIDLSKLKVDLMSFSGHKIYGPKGIGALYVRRKPRIRIEAQIHGGGHERGMRSGTLPVHQIVGMGEAYRIAKEEMASEMARLRTLRDRLWNGVKDMEEVYLNGSLEHGAPNILNVSFNYVEGESLIMALKDLAVSSGSACTSASLEPSYVLRALGMSDELAHSSIRFSLGRFTTEEEIDYTIQLVRKSIGRLRDLSPLWEMFKQGVDINSIEWAHH, from the coding sequence ATGAAATTACCGATTTATCTGGACTACTCAGCGACGACGCCGGTTGACCCGCGCGTTGCTGAGAAGATGATGCAGTGTTTGACCCTGGACGGCACTTTCGGCAACCCGGCTTCCCGTTCCCACCGTTTCGGTTGGCAGGCGGAAGAAGCGGTCGACATCGCCCGTAACCAAATCGCCGAGCTGGTGGGCGCGGATCCGCGCGAAATCGTGTTCACCTCAGGCGCGACCGAATCCGACAACCTGGCGATCAAAGGCGCTGCCAATTTCTATCAGAAAAAAGGCAAGCACGTCATCACCAGCAAAACCGAACACAAAGCCGTGCTGGACACCTGTCGCCAGCTCGAGCGCGAAGGTTTTGAAGTGACCTACCTGGCGCCGCAGAGCAATGGCATCATTGACCTGCAGGCCCTCGAAGCCGCGATGCGCGACGACACCATTCTGGTTTCGATCATGCACGTGAACAACGAAATCGGCGTGGTGCAGGATATCGAAGCGATCGGCGAAATGTGCCGCGCGCGCGGTATCATTTACCACGTTGACGCCACCCAGAGCGTGGGCAAGCTGCCTATCGATCTGAGCAAGCTGAAAGTCGACCTGATGTCGTTCTCCGGCCACAAGATTTACGGCCCGAAAGGCATCGGCGCGCTGTACGTGCGCCGCAAGCCGCGCATCCGCATCGAAGCCCAGATCCACGGCGGCGGCCACGAGCGCGGCATGCGTTCCGGCACCCTGCCGGTGCACCAGATCGTCGGCATGGGCGAAGCCTACCGCATCGCCAAAGAAGAGATGGCGTCGGAAATGGCGCGCCTGCGCACCCTGCGCGATCGTCTGTGGAACGGCGTGAAAGATATGGAAGAAGTGTATCTGAACGGCTCCCTGGAGCATGGCGCTCCGAACATTCTTAACGTCAGCTTCAACTATGTTGAAGGTGAATCGCTGATCATGGCGCTGAAAGACCTGGCCGTGTCCTCCGGCTCCGCCTGTACCTCCGCCAGCCTCGAGCCGTCCTACGTGCTGCGCGCGCTGGGCATGAGTGATGAATTGGCGCACAGCTCGATCCGTTTCTCCCTGGGGCGTTTCACCACGGAAGAAGAGATCGACTACACCATCCAACTGGTGCGCAAGTCCATCGGCCGCCTGCGCGACCTTTCTCCGCTGTGGGAAATGTTCAAGCAGGGCGTGGATATCAACAGCATCGAATGGGCACATCATTAA
- the iscR gene encoding Fe-S cluster assembly transcriptional regulator IscR, producing the protein MRLTSKGRYAVTAMLDVALHSQEGPVPLADISERQGISLSYLEQLFSRLRKNGLVASVRGPGGGYLLGKDAGEIAVGAVITAVDESVDATRCQGKEGCQGGDRCLTHTLWRDLSERISGFLNNITLAELVNNQEVLVVADRQNNDTRRTANGRPQETINVNLRA; encoded by the coding sequence ATGAGACTGACATCCAAAGGCCGTTATGCCGTAACCGCTATGCTTGACGTAGCATTGCACTCCCAGGAAGGGCCCGTACCTCTGGCGGATATTTCCGAACGTCAGGGTATTTCTCTCTCTTATCTGGAACAATTATTCTCCCGTCTGCGCAAGAATGGCCTGGTGGCCAGCGTGCGCGGTCCGGGCGGTGGTTATCTGCTGGGTAAAGACGCGGGTGAGATCGCCGTTGGCGCTGTCATCACTGCCGTCGACGAATCGGTAGATGCAACCCGTTGCCAGGGTAAAGAAGGCTGTCAGGGCGGCGATCGCTGTCTGACCCATACCCTGTGGCGCGATCTGAGCGAGCGCATCAGCGGGTTCCTGAACAACATTACGCTGGCAGAACTGGTCAACAACCAGGAAGTGCTGGTGGTGGCGGATCGTCAAAACAACGATACGCGCCGCACGGCCAACGGCCGTCCGCAAGAAACTATCAACGTTAATCTGCGCGCATAA